In the genome of Bosea sp. ANAM02, the window TACGGCCCGGTCGCGGCAAAGGATGTCGCCGCGCTGTTCGAAGCCGGCTTCACCTCGGGCGGCGCCCACGCCTTGCGCCTCGGCAAGACCGAGGAGCTCGACTGGATGAAGCGCCAGCAGCGCCTTACCTTCGAGCGTGTCGGCATCATCGATCCGCTCTCGATCGCCGATTACCGCGCCCATGGCGGCTTCAAGGGGCTGGAGAAGGCGCTGGCGCTAACCGGCGGAGAGATCGTCGAGGCGGTGAAGGCCTCCGGTCTGCGCGGCCGCGGGGGCGCCGGCTTCCCGACCGGCATCAAGTGGAAGACGGTCCACGACGCGAAAGCGGAACAGAAATACATCGTCTGCAATGCCGACGAGGGCGATAGCGGCACCTTCGCCGACCGCATGCTGTTCGAAGGCGACCCCTATCTCGTGATCGAGGGCATGACGATCGCCGCGATCGCGGTCGGCGCGACGCGCGGCTACATCTACCTCCGCTCCGAATACCCGCATGCCCACCGCACGCTCCTGCGCACGATCCTGAAGGCCGAAGCCGCCGGGATGATCGGCGCTTCGGTGATGGGTTCGCAGCACGCCTTCCATCTGGAAGTCAGGCTCGGGGCCGGCGCCTATATCTGCGGCGAGGAGACCTCGCTGCTCGAAAGCCTCGAAGGCAAGCGGGCCATCGTCCGAGCGAAGCCGCCGCTGCCGGCGTTGCAGGGTCTGTTCGGCAAGCCGACCGTCGTCAACAACGTGCTCTCCTTCGCAGCCGTGCCCTGGATCATGGATCACGGCGCGCAGGCCTATGCCGATTACGGCATGGGCCGCTCGCGCGGCACGCTGCCGATCCAGCTCGGCGGCAACGTCAAGCGCGGCGGGCTGATCGAGCTCGCCTTCGGCATCACGCTCCGCGAGATCATCGAGGATATGGGCGGCGGCACGCTCTCGGGCCGGCCGATCCGGGCCGTGCAGGTCGGCGGGCCGCTCGGCGCCTATCTCACGGCCGAACAGCTCGACGTGCAGATGGACTATGAGGCGCTCGCGGCGATGCGGGCGATGCTCGGCCATGGCGGCATCGTGGTGTTCGACGACAGCGTCGACATGGCCAAACAGGCGCGCTTCGCCTTCGAATTCTGCGCCAAGGAGAGCTGCGGCAAGTGCACGCCCTGCCGGATCGGGGCGACGCGCGGCGTCGAGACGATGGACCGCATCATCGCCGGCGCCGAGGTGCCGAAGAACATCGCCGTGCTGCGCGATCTCTCGAAGCTGATGACCGATGCCTCGCTCTGCGCCATGGGCGGGTTGACGCCGATGCCGGTGCTGAGCGCGCTCAATCATTTCCCCGAGGATTTCGACCGTCCTCCGCTGCCGCTGGCGGCCGAGTAAGGAGGCTGGGATGGCCCTGATCAAGGAAATCGACTACGGCACGCCAATCCGGCTCTCCGAGAAGATGGTGACGCTGACCATCGACGGCCAGAGCGTCACGGTGCCGGCCGGCACCTCGGTGATGGCGGCGGCGATGAGCCTCGGCACCAAGATCCCCAAGCTCTGCGCCACCGACTCGCTCGAACCTTTCGGCTCCTGCCGGCTCTGCCTCGTCGAGATCGAGGGGCGGCGCGGCACGCCCGCCTCCTGCACCACGCCGGCCGAAGAAGGCATGGTCGTCCGCACTCAAACGGAGAACCTGTCGTCCTTACGCAAGGGCGTGATGGAGCTCTATATCTCCGACCATCCGCTGGACTGCCTGACCTGCTCGGCCAATGGCGATTGCGAATTGCAGGATATGGCCGGCGCCGTCGGCCTGCGCGAGGTCCGCTACGGCTACGAGGGTGAGAACCACGTCTTCGCCAAGGGTTCAGACGGGCTCGCCAACGAGAACTGGCTCGCGAAGGACACTTCCAACCCGTATTTCACCTACGACCCGTCGAAATGCATCGTCTGCAATCGCTGCGTGCGAGCCTGCGAGGAGGTGCAAGGCACCTTCGCGCTGACGATCACGGGGCGCGGCTTCGACTCGCGCGTCGCGGCAGGGCCGACCGATTTCCTGGGTTCGGAATGCGTCTCCTGCGGCGCCTGCGTGCAGGCCTGCCCGACGGCGACGCTGATGGAGAACAAGGTCATCGAGCACGGACAGCCCGAGCATTCGGTGGTCACGACCTGTGCCTATTGCGGCGTCGGCTGCTCGTTCAAGGCGGAGATGCAGGGCGACCGCGTCATCCGGATGGTGCCCTACAAGGACGGCAAGGCCAACGAAGGCCATAGCTGCGTCAAGGGCCGCTTCGCCTGGGGCTATGCGACCCATACCGACCGCATGACCAAGCCGATGATCCGGGCGAAGATCACGGACCCGTGGCGCGAAGTCTCCTGGGAAGAGGCGATCAACTACGCGGCCCGCGAGTTCAAGCGCATCCAGGCGCAATACGGCCGTGAA includes:
- a CDS encoding NADH-quinone oxidoreductase subunit NuoF, encoding MSATPVRIFVPVDAAALSVGAEAVAQAVAREAIARGLSVEIVRNGSRGMLWLEPMVEVETAEGRIAYGPVAAKDVAALFEAGFTSGGAHALRLGKTEELDWMKRQQRLTFERVGIIDPLSIADYRAHGGFKGLEKALALTGGEIVEAVKASGLRGRGGAGFPTGIKWKTVHDAKAEQKYIVCNADEGDSGTFADRMLFEGDPYLVIEGMTIAAIAVGATRGYIYLRSEYPHAHRTLLRTILKAEAAGMIGASVMGSQHAFHLEVRLGAGAYICGEETSLLESLEGKRAIVRAKPPLPALQGLFGKPTVVNNVLSFAAVPWIMDHGAQAYADYGMGRSRGTLPIQLGGNVKRGGLIELAFGITLREIIEDMGGGTLSGRPIRAVQVGGPLGAYLTAEQLDVQMDYEALAAMRAMLGHGGIVVFDDSVDMAKQARFAFEFCAKESCGKCTPCRIGATRGVETMDRIIAGAEVPKNIAVLRDLSKLMTDASLCAMGGLTPMPVLSALNHFPEDFDRPPLPLAAE